The sequence below is a genomic window from Microcebus murinus isolate Inina chromosome 4, M.murinus_Inina_mat1.0, whole genome shotgun sequence.
atgtcCCATTGTGTGTATACACCATTTTTGCTTATCCAAATGTATATCTGTTgatatacatttttgttgttttcactgttcagctattgtgaataatgctataagAAACATTTCAGTacaagtatctgttcaaatcccTGTTTACAACTTATagatatgtatacacacacaaacacacacacacacacacatctaggAGTGGGTTATTTAggtcatatggcaattctatgcttaattttttgaggaaccataaaattatttctcacagatATTGCTCTACTTTACATTCTTACAAGCAATGTACATGGGTTCCAATGTTTTCATATCCTTCCTGACATTGGTTAGCttcattctgtttatttgttgttAATAATAGACATTCTAGTAAGTTTGATGgcattttattgtggttttggtttgcatttcatGTGCCAGTTGTCATTGAATATCTTCTTTGAGGGAATAACCATTCAAgtcatttatttgctcatttataaaTTGGGTTGTatgcctttttgtttttgagttgtagttcttcatatattctggatattgaaatcttataaaatgtatgatttgcaaatattttctctcattctgtatgtTGCCTTTCACCTTCTTAATGAAATCCtctgaaatccaatttatttattctttgttacTCACTCATACTTTTtctgtcatatctaagaatctaCTGTCAATTCAAAGTTCATAAAGATTTActtgtatattttattctaagagcTTTATGGTTTTTAGCTTGTATATTTAGGCCAGGATTACATttttttgtatgctgatttttaatccttatttgaaaaaataaatacaaaaattatcatgacaacttaaaaatataacttgaCCAATTAGACatgaacatatattaaaaatatagtagtaATATCAGTGTGTGGATGTGACTAAGTAGATACTTAGATCAAATAAAAGACTATAGAGACAAaaacttgctctctctctttctctcttccctgctattactgtcttttttttcatCACTATTactgtctctatctctctttttCACTATCCACATCACTCTATCTCTAtctgtagttatatttttatcactATCTGTATCTATACAACTCTGTATCTGTTTTTCACTTTGTGTATAGAATAGCTTCTTCAGAATAAAAAGCataagttataaaaatgttaagtggACTACATAAAGTTACATAGAACATAATTTTacacaacaaaatttaaaaagttcaaagGCAAGAGGtagggaaaatatatttcaaatataaaccaatatgtaatattaaattataattcatgattttgtataattaataatttgtatGTTTCTTTTAGTTTTGCATTGGCATGTTCTTATGTATATTCCCATGCTTGCTTGTCAGTGAGACTCATTCCCTCCCCTTCTCTATAATACACCTACAGGTTCcggaaataattattttggttAATTGCTGCTTGAGGGATCTTGACTCATTCTGCCCTTGGCCCCCTCCAGTCAGCTAAGCACATATAAATGGAGGGAGCAACTATGCCTGTAGCCCTGTTGGAAGTAAACAGTAACAAACGGGATACATGGACTGATGTGCTCACTCTCAGTCCCACCTAGGTAAGTAACTATCTGAGATATAGGGTCTGCTATAGTTATTCTTAATGGTATACTGGTGCTGGTTTGCACCAACTTGAAAAAACTGATTATGCATATTTCAGCTCTGCATTCAGTGGCATCATGTTGGTAACTTGAAATTGACCATGGTAGCAGCATttaaaccacagaaattggcTACTggtacaaataaagaaattttttatttgaagagctgattgttaaacatttattagcCCTCCATTGATTATACCTAACTGTGAGTTCTGGCCCAACATGGGCGAAAGCTTTCACAATCTCCATCCCTGAGCCTGATCCTGAATTTTGTCTCTGACCCCTAACCCAAACACCGAAGGCTCTGCCACAGATGAGTGGGATTTAAGTGTTAATAAACTTGTTCCAAGATAAATATCACTATGCCTGCACCCCAGCTCCACCATCACACACGGCTTGTGAGATACTGATTGCTTTGGTGTTGCTTTCAGCCCCTACCCCAGGTTCAGAAGACTCTGATCCTCTTGTAAAATACAGAGGAGCTTTCGCAGTCTTCCATAAATAGGTGGAGAAAGAGCAAATTGCCAATTTAATAGTTTTTCCATGCTAGGAGAAACTACTCTTGtgctttaatatattaaattgttctttttattttatatgttgaatatttcatattccaaacataatgataaattatatgaacatattatcttgtataattattattgtgTTTGTAGCAAATATCTGGATCTCAGGTAACTTAAGTTCCCCCCCCAAgatcataattatattaaattttagaatcatgaaTTCTCTTTACTagtgttatattatttttgttactcATTCACTCCCTTTACATACTACAAGTTACCAGCTCCTTCAGTCCTAATTTCCATGTGGCTGTGTCAGCTCTTTGCTTACTGTCACTGTCTTACACTGCCATAAATGACTCAACTTGAGATTTGTATTAAGACCTTCTATGTTTTGCATGTACCTCATATTGGAATActcttctgcatttcttttttttttgtttttatttctattttttttgtttttaaacacacacacacacaaccagcATTTCTAATTAGGTTTCTTTTCCATGCATGGTGGCTAACATGTGCCTTTGTTTCAGAAataagtttatcatttttttgaggAAATGTCTTAAATATGACTGTCAGGATCTCAGAATTTGGTGTACAATAACTGattagaaatttatatattcCAATTTCCATTTACTTGCCCATATCTTCAGATGAAGTCTCTTCGTGACATTTTCAATGGGTCCATAGACTTTACACCTGCAACATTCACTCTTGTTGGCATCTCAGGGCTGGAGGCAGAACATATATGGATATCCATCCCCTTCTGCCTGATGTACACCATCATTTTCCTGGGGAATGGCATCGTTCTTCATGTCATCTGGACTGACCGGGCCTTGCACCAACCCATGTACTACTTCCTAGCCATGCTGGCCTTTGTTGAGCTTGGTGTCTCTGCTTCCACTATGCCCACTGTGCTAAGTATCTTTCTCTTTGGCATTACTGATATCAGTTTCACAGGTTGTCTGCTCCAGATGTTTTCTATGCACTCTTTCACCCTCATGGAGTCAGATGTCCTTCTGGCAATGTCTGTGGACCGTTTTGTGGCCATCTACAGTCCACTGCGCTACACAACCATCCTGACAATtccttgcatcactgggatgGGTGTCACCATTGCTTTACGAAGCATGATGCTCATGCTTCCACTGTTGTTTCTCCTGAAGCGTCTGCCTTTCTGTGGCCACAGCACCCTTACACACTCTTATTGTCTCCACTCAGATCTGATCAAATTGCCCTGTGGAGACACACGCCCTAATAGTATCATGGGTCTATTTGTCATAACCTCCACATTTGTGCTGGACTTACTGCTCATTGTGGTTTCTTATGTAATGATTCTTCACACAGTCCTGGGAATAGCTTCTCGAGCAGGGCAGTGGCGGGCACTCAACACGTGTGTGTCACACATATGTGCTGTACTTGTGTATTATGTGCCCATGATCAGTCTTTCATTGATGCACCGCTTTGGACGGCATTTGCCTCCTCTCCTCCAGACTGCCATGGCCAATGTTTACCTCTTCTTCCCACCTGTGGTCAACCCCATTGTCTATAGCATCAAAACCAAGGAAATTCGCAATAGCATTGTTTGTACATTATCCAGAAAGAGGAGTGAGGTCTAACAGAGGCAGATAATACCCTGAGAACACA
It includes:
- the LOC105883349 gene encoding olfactory receptor 51A4-like gives rise to the protein MKSLRDIFNGSIDFTPATFTLVGISGLEAEHIWISIPFCLMYTIIFLGNGIVLHVIWTDRALHQPMYYFLAMLAFVELGVSASTMPTVLSIFLFGITDISFTGCLLQMFSMHSFTLMESDVLLAMSVDRFVAIYSPLRYTTILTIPCITGMGVTIALRSMMLMLPLLFLLKRLPFCGHSTLTHSYCLHSDLIKLPCGDTRPNSIMGLFVITSTFVLDLLLIVVSYVMILHTVLGIASRAGQWRALNTCVSHICAVLVYYVPMISLSLMHRFGRHLPPLLQTAMANVYLFFPPVVNPIVYSIKTKEIRNSIVCTLSRKRSEV